Part of the Sphingopyxis sp. 113P3 genome, GTTGCGCCCGATCAGCGCGGGCATGGTCGCAGCTACAAGCCCGAGACCCTTGCGGACTGGGCTGCCAATGCGGATGCGCTGTTGCCGCTGCTGGATCTCTTCCACGGCCACGCGTTCATCGGCTGCGGTCACAGTATGGGCGGTTATGTGCTGACTCGGCTTGCGGCCGAGCGGCCCGAGGCCTTCGCGCATCTCGTCCTCCTTGACCCCGTTATCATGGAGCCGGCCTATTATGTCGGAGGACGCGAGGCGCCCTTGCCGGAGCCGGCCGAGCATCCCGTCGCGCGTCGCCGCAACCAGTGGTCGAGCGCTGAGGAGATGCGCCTCCGCTTCGCCGATCGTTCCCCCTACAGCCGCTGGGCGGCCGAGGTGCTGCGCGATTATTGCACCTATGGTCTCCTACCCCCAGCCCGCGGGGAGGGATATGAACTTGCCTGTCCGCCCGCTCTTGAAGCTTCGATGTATCAGAGCGCGCTACGCACCGATCCGTATCGCTGGCTGGGAAGCCTTGCCGCACCCGTCACGCTGATCCGCGCGCCGGCGGGAACGCGCAACGATGCGATGGATTTCTCGCAAAGCCCAACCTGGCCCGGCCTCGGTGCGTGGATTGGTGCCGCGAGGGACGAGCTTTGGAGCGATCACAGCCATTTCATTCCGATGGAATCCCCTCAGCGCGTCGCATCGCTGCTCGCCGGATTGATGGAAAATCAGGGTTAACCGCATCGCATCCCAAAGGCTCCTGTGATAGCTGCGGCCCCAAGAAACTGAGGGATGCAGCGATGACGATCGACCTTGCGGACTATGAAGCCGGCACCCGATATGAGGGCCAGTACGGCAAGGATCTGGCGGCACTGCAGGAGCGGCTGGAGCGTATCCAGGCCGCTCACATTACCCACGGCCAGCGTAGCGTCATCATGTTTGAAGGTTGGGATGCGGCAGGAAAGGGCGGTATCATCCAGCGCCTGACAGCACAGCTCGACCCGCGATATTTCGAGGTCTGGCCTATCGGCGCCCCGAACGAGGCGGAAAAGGCGCGCCATTTCCTCTGGCGCTTCTGGCGGCGTCTGCCCGGGCATCGCGAGATTTCGGTCTTCGACCGCAGCTGGTATGGCCGCGTCCTCGTCGAACGTGTGGAAGGTTTCGCAACCGAAGCCGAATGGCGCAAGGGGTATGACGAGATCAACGAGTTCGAAGCGCAGCTCACCGGGTCGCGCACCAATCTCGTCAAACTGTTCATCCACGTCACGCAGGAGGAGCAAGACCGGCGCTTCGCCGACCGGCTCGACGATCCGTGGAAACGCTGGAAGACCGGAGCCGAGGATTATCGCAACCGCGCGAAGCGCAGCGAATATCTTGCTGCGATGCACGAGATGTTCGAGCAGACCGACACCCGCTGGGCGCCTTGGAAGGTGATCGACGGAAATGATAAGAAGTCCGCGCGCATTGCTGCCCTTGCACATATCGCCGAGGCGTTGGAAGCGGCAGTGCCGATGATGCCGCCAGCGCGCGACCCGGCGGTGGTCAAGCTGGCGCAGAAGGCATTCGGTTACAAGCCGAGGGACGAGGCCAAGGAAGAAGGTGAGGGCGCGCGGGAGACAGCCGAATAAGGCGGCTTTGGTAATTATTTCGATCGGCTGCTGGAGGCTCGGCTGGCCTTTGCCGGCCTCAATCGCTACATGGGCCGGATGAGCCGTGCCAAGAGATCCGACGACTGGGGGTTTCCCCGCTGGCGTGCCTATGGGCAGGGCCGCGAGGCGCAACAGGTGCGCCTCTGTGACCGTCATGGGTGCACCGAGCCGGGCAACTGCCCCGCACCCAAGGCACCGAACAGCCGCGAGCGCTGGTATTTCTGCGAAGCGCATGCTGCCGAATATAATCGCGGCTGGGACTATTTTGCCGGGCTCAGCGCCGAGGAAGCGGCCGACCGCGCCGCCGAAGAAGCCCTCGGAACGCGCAGCTATGCCCGCGCGCAGCATTATGGCTGGGGAGGATCGGGCGACGGCAGCCGTAGTGCTGACGAGATGCGCGCGCTTGAAGTGCTCGACCTTGAGCCTGATGCCGACTTCGAGGCGGCGAAAAAGGCATGGCGCGGTCTCGCCAAGGAATGCCACCCCGACGTCAAGCCCGGTGACGCGGAAGCTGCGAAGCGTTTTGCCGCCGGTCAGGCGGCGTTCGAGGTATTGAAGCAGGCCGAAGAACGAAAAAGCTGGAAACCCGCCTGAGAAGATTATCCGCTTTATGAAGCGGGTAGCTCAATATCCTCCGACGGCCGCAGGCTATCCTTCTCGGGCATCAGCAGATCGAGCGCGAACAGCGTGGCGGCATGGCGGATGGCGGCGCGGTCGGTCGACTGGAATTGAACGCGCTGCGTGAAATAATCGTCGGGATCCTGTCCGCGCAGCGCACGGGCAAAGACGACCTGACCGACCGGCTTCTTTTCCGAGCCGCCGCCGGGACCCGCAATGCCGGTGATCGACACCGCGACATCGGCATCACTCTTCGCCAGCGCCCCCGCAGCCATTGCCCAGGCGGTCGCGAGCGAGACCTCGCCGAAGGTTTCGAGGATTTCGCCGCTCACTTCAAGCTGGGTCTTCTTGGCGTCACCCGAATAGGTGATGAATCCTGCAGAAAAGACATCGCTGCTCCCGGCAATGTCGGTCAGCGCAGCACAGACCATACCGCCGGTGCAGCTTTCGGCCACAGCGACGCGGCGTTCTGCGGCGCGATTTGCGGCAAGGACAGCCCTGGCGGCGGCTTCGCGCGCGGCAAGACGCGTTTCGGCGTTGGATGGCAAATTCATGTCTCCGGAAGTTGCAAGGTAACGACGGCCTGCGCGGCGATCCCTTCCCGGCGGCCGGTGAAGCCCAGTCGCTCTGTCGTGGTCGCCTTTACACTAATATGCGCCGGTGGAATCGCAAGAATTTCGGCAATGCGCGCCCGGATTGGGCCGCGATGCGGGCCGATTTTCGGGGCCTCCGCTACGATGGTGAGGTCAGCATGGTCGATCCGCCCCCCGGCAGCCTCGACCCTGCGTGCGGCAAAATCGAGGAAGCGCCATGACGCCGCGCCGCGCCACGCGGGATCGGTCGGCGGGAAATGGGTGCCGATGTCGCCTTCACCGAGCGCACCAAGGATTGCGTCGGTCAGGGCATGAAGTGCGACATCAGCGTCACTGTGCCCTTCAAGTCCATGACTGTACTCGATTTCTATGCCGCCGATCCAGAGGGGCTTTCCCGCAACGAGACGGTGGACATCGTAACCCATACCCACCGCGGTTCGAGTTTTCGCTCGGGCCCCGAGCAGTCCTTCGAGGATTGCCTGGTCCTCGCCATATGTCAGCTTGTGGAGCCGCGCATCGCCAGCAACCGCGACGACGGGTATCCCGAGCCCCCGAACGAGCTGCGCATCGTCCGTTGCGGTCTCTCCTGCAGCCGCCGCGTGGGCGCGGCGCAGCGTGCCAAGGCGAAAGGCCTGCGGGGTCTGAACGCGCGCCAAGGCGCTGCGGTCGACCACATCGCCCGCTTCTTCCCCTGCCTGGTGAACGAGCGTGTCGGGGACGGGAAGAGTAGGTATCGCGGCCTCAGCGGTCTCGAGTGCGCCGAGCAACCGGTCAATGACGGCTGCCTCGATTCCGGGCCGGGCCGCATCGTGGACGAGCACGAGCGCGTCATCCTCCCAATCGGCAATCGCCAAGAGGCCATTCTCCACCGATTGCTGGCGTTCAGCCCCGGCCGCCGCAAAAATCCAGCCTTCCGGAAGCTCCGGCGTGAGCGCCATGACGTCATCGCTTGCAACAAGGACGCCCCCCGATACTCGAGGATGCGCCGAAAGCGCGTCAAGGCTCCACCGGAGGAGCGGCTTGCCTCCGAGGGGCTGAAGCTGCTTGGGGTGCGCAAACCCGGCACGGGTGCCGCGACCGCCCGCGAGCAGAATCGAGGCGACACGCAGGGAAGGAACAGGCACGGAATCGGACATAAGCCGCGCGGGTTAGCGCAGCATCGGCTTGCGGGAAAGCGCCTTAACGTGTAGGGGCGTGCTCAAATTTTAGGCAAAATCGACGAAAGCTCTCCCATGGCGCCGCTGCCCCCCATCCAGATCGGCCCAATCACTATCGCGGATCCCGTGATTCTCGCGCCGATGACGGGCGTCACCGACCTTCCGTTCCGCAAGATGGTGCGCCGCTTCGGCTCGGGGCTCAATGTGACCGAGATGA contains:
- a CDS encoding alpha/beta hydrolase yields the protein MRAAPREQRLATPGGDICWYEWGAAGEGLSLLLLHATGFHARLWDQVVAALPAGTHVVAPDQRGHGRSYKPETLADWAANADALLPLLDLFHGHAFIGCGHSMGGYVLTRLAAERPEAFAHLVLLDPVIMEPAYYVGGREAPLPEPAEHPVARRRNQWSSAEEMRLRFADRSPYSRWAAEVLRDYCTYGLLPPARGEGYELACPPALEASMYQSALRTDPYRWLGSLAAPVTLIRAPAGTRNDAMDFSQSPTWPGLGAWIGAARDELWSDHSHFIPMESPQRVASLLAGLMENQG
- a CDS encoding polyphosphate kinase 2 family protein, whose product is MTIDLADYEAGTRYEGQYGKDLAALQERLERIQAAHITHGQRSVIMFEGWDAAGKGGIIQRLTAQLDPRYFEVWPIGAPNEAEKARHFLWRFWRRLPGHREISVFDRSWYGRVLVERVEGFATEAEWRKGYDEINEFEAQLTGSRTNLVKLFIHVTQEEQDRRFADRLDDPWKRWKTGAEDYRNRAKRSEYLAAMHEMFEQTDTRWAPWKVIDGNDKKSARIAALAHIAEALEAAVPMMPPARDPAVVKLAQKAFGYKPRDEAKEEGEGARETAE
- a CDS encoding J domain-containing protein, coding for MSRAKRSDDWGFPRWRAYGQGREAQQVRLCDRHGCTEPGNCPAPKAPNSRERWYFCEAHAAEYNRGWDYFAGLSAEEAADRAAEEALGTRSYARAQHYGWGGSGDGSRSADEMRALEVLDLEPDADFEAAKKAWRGLAKECHPDVKPGDAEAAKRFAAGQAAFEVLKQAEERKSWKPA
- a CDS encoding CinA family protein gives rise to the protein MNLPSNAETRLAAREAAARAVLAANRAAERRVAVAESCTGGMVCAALTDIAGSSDVFSAGFITYSGDAKKTQLEVSGEILETFGEVSLATAWAMAAGALAKSDADVAVSITGIAGPGGGSEKKPVGQVVFARALRGQDPDDYFTQRVQFQSTDRAAIRHAATLFALDLLMPEKDSLRPSEDIELPAS
- a CDS encoding bifunctional 2-C-methyl-D-erythritol 4-phosphate cytidylyltransferase/2-C-methyl-D-erythritol 2,4-cyclodiphosphate synthase translates to MSDSVPVPSLRVASILLAGGRGTRAGFAHPKQLQPLGGKPLLRWSLDALSAHPRVSGGVLVASDDVMALTPELPEGWIFAAAGAERQQSVENGLLAIADWEDDALVLVHDAARPGIEAAVIDRLLGALETAEAAIPTLPVPDTLVHQAGEEAGDVVDRSALARVQTPQAFRLGTLRRAHAAAAGETATDDAQLVRGLGIPVVAVAGDARLHKLTYGEDQAILEGLLGARAKTRTAVGMGYDVHRLVAGKPLWIGGIEIEYSHGLEGHSDADVALHALTDAILGALGEGDIGTHFPPTDPAWRGAASWRFLDFAARRVEAAGGRIDHADLTIVAEAPKIGPHRGPIRARIAEILAIPPAHISVKATTTERLGFTGRREGIAAQAVVTLQLPET